A genomic segment from Bryobacteraceae bacterium encodes:
- a CDS encoding DUF1501 domain-containing protein: MLDKLGHQWPVRSRREFFRNAGSGLAGIALAGMVAEDQARAAGADPMAPKPGHHTPKAKSVIWLFMEGGPSHIDLFDPKPKLNELNGKPMPESFGKPITAMGTAGNTLMGSPRKWKQHGQSGLWVSDWYPHIARHVDDMAVLRSCWANGLNHVGSVCQMNTGDILAGRPALGAWVTYGLGSANRNLPTFVILLDDREPVGGPKNWNSGFLPATFQGTQFRQGGTPILHLASPKNISRERQRGKLDYLQQLNERWSRDKAEDTELEARIQSYELAYKMQATAPEAVDIGKETEATRSMYGMDDEATRAFGANCLLARRLVERGVRFVELYCGSGSGWDAHSNIEGNHSKWCRASDKPIAGLLTDLKQRGMLDDTLVVWGGEFGRTPFNEKGDGRDHNPWGFTMFFAGGGAKGGRTVGATDEIGLRAVERPAHVHDIHASILHLLGLDHIKLTYLHNGRAERPTIVGGALIPEIWT; encoded by the coding sequence ATGCTCGACAAACTCGGACATCAATGGCCGGTTCGGTCGCGGCGGGAGTTCTTCCGGAACGCGGGCAGCGGCTTGGCCGGTATCGCTCTTGCCGGAATGGTCGCCGAGGACCAGGCTCGGGCCGCCGGCGCCGATCCGATGGCTCCTAAGCCGGGCCATCACACGCCGAAGGCGAAGTCCGTCATCTGGCTGTTCATGGAAGGCGGCCCCAGCCACATCGATCTGTTCGACCCCAAGCCGAAGCTGAACGAACTTAACGGCAAGCCGATGCCGGAATCGTTCGGCAAGCCGATCACCGCCATGGGAACGGCCGGCAACACGCTGATGGGATCCCCGCGGAAGTGGAAGCAGCATGGGCAAAGCGGACTCTGGGTCTCGGACTGGTATCCGCACATCGCCCGGCACGTGGACGATATGGCTGTGCTCCGCTCCTGCTGGGCGAACGGTTTGAATCACGTCGGCTCGGTGTGCCAGATGAACACCGGCGATATCCTCGCCGGGCGGCCGGCGCTGGGTGCGTGGGTCACCTACGGGCTCGGCAGCGCAAATCGCAATCTGCCGACGTTTGTGATCCTCCTCGACGACCGCGAGCCCGTGGGCGGCCCCAAGAACTGGAATTCAGGATTCCTGCCGGCTACGTTCCAGGGGACGCAGTTCCGACAGGGCGGCACACCGATCCTCCATCTGGCGTCGCCCAAGAATATCAGCCGCGAGCGCCAGCGCGGGAAGCTCGATTACTTGCAGCAACTGAACGAACGCTGGTCCCGCGACAAGGCCGAGGACACGGAACTCGAGGCGCGCATCCAGAGCTACGAACTCGCCTACAAGATGCAGGCCACGGCGCCGGAAGCAGTCGATATCGGCAAGGAGACCGAGGCAACGCGCTCGATGTACGGAATGGATGACGAAGCCACGCGAGCGTTCGGCGCCAACTGCCTGCTGGCGCGGCGGCTGGTGGAGCGCGGGGTTCGCTTCGTCGAGCTGTATTGCGGCTCCGGAAGCGGGTGGGACGCGCACTCGAACATCGAAGGCAACCATTCCAAGTGGTGCCGCGCTTCCGATAAACCGATCGCCGGATTGCTGACTGACCTCAAGCAGCGCGGCATGCTCGACGACACGCTTGTGGTGTGGGGCGGGGAATTCGGCCGCACGCCGTTCAACGAGAAAGGCGACGGGCGGGATCATAATCCGTGGGGATTCACGATGTTCTTCGCCGGCGGCGGCGCCAAGGGCGGCCGGACCGTCGGCGCCACCGACGAGATCGGCCTGCGCGCAGTGGAGCGGCCGGCGCACGTCCACGACATCCACGCCTCGATCCTGCACCTGCTTGGGCTGGATCACATCAAGCTCACCTACCTGCACAACGGCCGGGCTGAGCGGCCCACCATTGTCGGCGGCGCGCTGATCCCCGAGATTTGGACCTAG
- the tsaD gene encoding tRNA (adenosine(37)-N6)-threonylcarbamoyltransferase complex transferase subunit TsaD: MRILGIESSCDETAAAVVEDGRRVLASVVASQLDVHARYGGVVPELASREHLRAIVPVVREAMERAGCAWGDLAAIAVTEGPGLVGSLLVGVTYAKALCFARGLPLIGVNHVEGHIHAVVMEAHPVPLPAVALVVSGGHTHLFEVSEGFRYRLLGRTRDDAAGEAYDKVAKLLGYGYPGGPILDALAPCGDAHAIRFTVAKMKGNDLDFSFSGLKTAVLRWVEARDMTGEIAARKAIGRTDLEGWRVASPQSTLDLIASFQAAVIEELLRRTAQAVEETGATSAIVSGGVACNAGLRAAASSRIGAPVYFPTPGLSTDNAAMIAAAAFPKFARGDFAGWDLRAKANLSLT; this comes from the coding sequence TTGCGCATCCTCGGCATTGAGAGTTCGTGCGACGAGACGGCGGCGGCAGTCGTGGAAGACGGCCGGCGGGTACTTGCGAGCGTCGTCGCTTCGCAGCTCGACGTCCACGCGCGATACGGCGGCGTAGTCCCCGAACTGGCCTCCCGCGAACACCTGCGCGCCATTGTCCCGGTGGTGCGAGAAGCGATGGAACGCGCCGGATGCGCTTGGGGCGATCTTGCCGCCATCGCCGTCACTGAGGGGCCCGGACTGGTCGGGTCGCTGCTCGTCGGCGTCACCTATGCCAAGGCGCTCTGCTTCGCGCGCGGCCTGCCGCTCATTGGAGTGAACCATGTCGAGGGGCATATCCATGCGGTAGTGATGGAAGCGCATCCGGTTCCGCTGCCGGCGGTGGCGTTGGTTGTGAGCGGTGGGCACACGCATTTGTTCGAAGTGAGCGAAGGGTTCCGCTACCGGCTGCTTGGCCGCACCCGCGACGACGCGGCGGGCGAAGCCTACGACAAAGTCGCCAAGCTTCTTGGCTATGGGTATCCGGGCGGACCCATCCTCGACGCGCTCGCCCCCTGTGGCGATGCGCACGCCATCCGGTTCACCGTCGCAAAGATGAAGGGTAACGATCTCGACTTCAGCTTCTCCGGACTGAAGACCGCCGTCCTGCGCTGGGTGGAGGCGCGGGACATGACCGGGGAGATTGCAGCGCGCAAAGCCATCGGACGAACGGACCTCGAGGGCTGGCGGGTCGCCTCGCCCCAGTCCACGCTCGACCTGATCGCGTCCTTCCAGGCCGCCGTCATCGAAGAGCTCCTGCGCCGCACCGCGCAGGCGGTAGAAGAAACTGGCGCGACGTCGGCGATCGTCTCCGGAGGCGTTGCCTGCAACGCGGGCCTCCGTGCCGCCGCCTCTTCGCGCATCGGCGCGCCCGTCTATTTCCCTACGCCCGGGCTCTCTACCGACAACGCCGCCATGATCGCCGCCGCCGCGTTCCCGAAGTTCGCCCGTGGAGATTTTGCCGGATGGGATCTGCGCGCCAAGGCCAACCTGAGTCTGACATAA
- a CDS encoding DUF1549 and DUF1553 domain-containing protein, whose protein sequence is MHIGRLPVATPIAGFILLTGLALTSAAGPATESVPPKSFTVAQKRWWAFQPVAPVSVPAVRKTGWGRNEIDRFVLAKLEANGLAPNPEADRRTLLRRASLDLIGLPPTPEEMQAFLADTSPEAWEKAVDRLLASKHYGERWARHWLDLARYADSEGFKSDETRPNVWRYRDYVIESFNADKPYDRFVQEQIAGDEMFANDPQALVATGFNRHFPDESNARNLMQRRQELLNDITDVVGQTFMAMTVGCARCHDHKFDPILQKDYYRLQAFFANTRIDDHAALVSPEAKAEYARKQAVWEEKTRSIRDNMRVLVEPKQKAMWKEGFDKFPPEIQDAIITPPDKRTPIQWHMYYKGRPQVEFSVEAAAKKLKGDEAKRYKELARELAAFDSIKPAALPLAQAMVDNGVESPKTHVLSVGVYDAYKEEVQPGFLTILDAGDAVVAAGANTSGRRAALAKWLTKADNPLTYRVMVNRVWHYHFGRGISGTPSDFGVMGERPSHRELLDWLTAQFAADGYSLKKLHKRLLLSATWRQSSDFRAEAAKADPDNKLLWRFNRRRLEGEIIRDSMLSVAGMLNTKMYGRGVFPPMPPGVITRGGWQTEEDESESLRRSVYTFVRRNTRYPMFETFDMPDTHESCARRSLTVSPNQALDLLNNELVVGWAQALARRVSNDAGVSAEGQVERAYRFTYGRSPDAGELAAGSSFLARQSALAGGRDAALVDLCHMLLNSNEFVYLN, encoded by the coding sequence ATGCATATTGGCCGACTGCCGGTAGCGACTCCCATCGCCGGCTTTATCCTGTTGACTGGCCTTGCGTTAACGTCCGCTGCGGGACCCGCCACCGAATCCGTGCCGCCGAAGAGCTTCACCGTCGCCCAGAAGCGCTGGTGGGCTTTCCAGCCCGTGGCGCCGGTCTCAGTTCCGGCCGTCAGGAAAACCGGCTGGGGGCGCAACGAGATCGATCGGTTCGTTCTCGCCAAACTCGAAGCCAATGGACTCGCGCCGAACCCCGAAGCCGACCGGCGCACTCTCCTGCGCCGTGCGAGCCTCGATCTGATCGGACTGCCGCCCACTCCAGAGGAAATGCAGGCATTCCTCGCCGATACGTCGCCCGAAGCGTGGGAGAAAGCCGTAGACCGGCTGCTGGCCTCGAAGCACTACGGGGAGCGCTGGGCCAGGCACTGGCTCGATCTCGCCCGTTATGCCGACAGCGAAGGTTTCAAGAGCGACGAAACACGCCCCAACGTGTGGCGCTATCGCGACTACGTGATCGAGTCGTTCAACGCCGACAAGCCGTATGACCGTTTCGTGCAGGAACAGATCGCCGGTGACGAGATGTTTGCGAACGATCCGCAAGCGCTCGTAGCCACCGGGTTCAACCGGCACTTCCCGGACGAGAGCAATGCCCGGAACCTGATGCAACGGCGCCAGGAACTGCTCAACGACATCACCGACGTCGTCGGGCAAACATTCATGGCGATGACGGTGGGCTGCGCGCGCTGCCACGATCACAAGTTTGATCCCATCCTGCAGAAGGATTACTACCGGCTTCAGGCGTTCTTCGCCAACACCCGGATCGACGATCATGCGGCGCTGGTCTCGCCGGAAGCCAAAGCCGAGTACGCGCGCAAGCAGGCCGTTTGGGAAGAGAAGACCCGTTCGATTCGAGACAACATGCGGGTGCTGGTTGAGCCGAAGCAGAAGGCCATGTGGAAGGAAGGCTTCGACAAGTTTCCACCCGAGATTCAGGACGCCATCATCACGCCGCCGGACAAGCGCACTCCCATCCAGTGGCACATGTACTACAAGGGCCGCCCGCAAGTGGAGTTCAGCGTGGAGGCCGCCGCAAAGAAACTCAAGGGCGACGAGGCGAAGCGCTACAAGGAACTGGCGCGGGAGCTGGCGGCGTTCGATTCGATCAAGCCGGCTGCGTTGCCCCTCGCGCAGGCGATGGTGGACAACGGCGTCGAATCGCCCAAGACACACGTACTTTCGGTGGGCGTGTACGATGCCTACAAGGAAGAAGTTCAGCCCGGATTTCTGACGATACTCGATGCCGGCGATGCGGTCGTTGCGGCCGGCGCGAATACTTCGGGCCGCCGCGCCGCGCTCGCGAAGTGGCTCACGAAAGCGGACAATCCGCTCACCTATCGCGTGATGGTGAACCGCGTGTGGCATTACCACTTCGGCCGCGGGATCTCCGGCACGCCAAGCGATTTCGGCGTGATGGGCGAGCGGCCGTCGCACCGCGAACTGCTTGACTGGCTGACGGCGCAGTTCGCCGCCGATGGTTACAGCCTCAAGAAACTCCACAAGCGGTTGCTCCTGTCGGCCACCTGGCGGCAATCGTCGGATTTCCGCGCCGAAGCGGCGAAGGCCGATCCCGATAACAAACTGCTTTGGCGCTTCAACCGCCGCCGGCTGGAGGGGGAAATCATTCGCGATTCCATGCTCTCGGTGGCGGGTATGCTCAACACGAAGATGTACGGGCGAGGCGTCTTCCCGCCGATGCCGCCGGGCGTGATCACCCGGGGCGGATGGCAGACGGAAGAGGATGAGTCGGAATCGCTCCGGCGCAGCGTTTACACCTTCGTCCGGCGCAACACGCGCTACCCGATGTTCGAGACCTTCGACATGCCGGATACACATGAGAGCTGCGCGCGGCGGAGCCTCACCGTCTCCCCGAACCAGGCGCTCGACTTGCTGAACAACGAACTCGTGGTTGGGTGGGCGCAGGCGCTCGCCAGGCGCGTTTCGAACGACGCCGGCGTTTCGGCCGAAGGCCAGGTGGAGCGCGCGTATCGCTTCACCTATGGGCGTTCGCCGGACGCTGGCGAGTTGGCCGCGGGGAGCAGTTTCCTGGCGCGGCAATCGGCGCTGGCCGGCGGACGCGACGCGGCGCTCGTGGACCTGTGCCACATGCTGCTCAACTCGAACGAATTCGTCTACCTCAACTAG
- a CDS encoding CehA/McbA family metallohydrolase — MKARALTLGMAAAMLVAVVARDHRASQAAQRDTTTWGAAEPSWSPDGRRLAFTLFGSIWTVAADGGEATQVSSGDSYHAHPAWSPKDAQIAFIAGAPPAGVLPTIRGALRIVDGESGVERTISLPHETAGTPSWSPDGTEIAIPLNVPDTGAQIHIVRVAEGSVRRAQERSQRGRTGSWFYTAWAPATDLFWTGQQFAAVQNGSQKFGAPQVWTMPPGDNPIRIQLPLTSYRLGDIAQLQSIATLAGGEAVYSAVIVNGKGDRELYRVTRGSAPSAITNSPRDEFSPAVSPDGKTLAFESNRLGNLDLFTVPLAGGEARHVRITGLRFRAAYARVRIRVTDETGQPARARLFVRASDDRAYAPPGAPVFYYSLEPGRGREGFFLSSGDDELILPAGRLQLTALKGIEYRIEDRSVDLAPGQTTELSIAMARWTNWNQKGWYTGENHFHANYNGSYYQRPPDSLDWLEAEDLNAANMIVANSEGAFVHDKEFFTGGVSTASKPRFQLYWGQEYRNSDPLGHMAFLNIKAQVPPSFTSVVGSNSPYDFPLNTMAAIEARKQGGVVVYVHPMSGAIFDPMDTNLGAKEAPLTAALDAMDAIDIMPYGPAAFEMWYRLLNSGFRIAPGAGTDVFTNWRGINRIPGLSRQYVETGTAFNWARWIERYRAGRVFVTNGPLLEFNVNGQGMGSVIQAASTPYRAKLSTSVSGRDPVELVELIRNGEVIESSKPAAGAATHRIEKEVMVDRSSWFAVRVTGRPARGLNEPLRAHSAPVWVEADRRPVLIRDDVELMIRWLERFWAYLEERDNFGPGDNRRRARAMWEQGIAHFRAKLEQAR, encoded by the coding sequence ATGAAAGCACGTGCGTTAACCCTGGGCATGGCAGCGGCGATGCTGGTCGCGGTGGTGGCGCGTGACCATCGCGCAAGCCAAGCCGCGCAGCGCGACACAACAACATGGGGCGCAGCCGAACCGTCCTGGTCGCCAGACGGCCGACGGCTGGCGTTCACTCTATTCGGGTCCATCTGGACCGTCGCGGCCGATGGCGGCGAAGCCACGCAGGTCTCGAGCGGCGATAGCTATCACGCGCACCCGGCGTGGTCTCCTAAGGACGCACAGATCGCTTTCATCGCCGGTGCGCCGCCTGCCGGTGTTCTTCCAACCATCCGTGGCGCCCTGCGGATCGTCGACGGCGAGTCCGGCGTGGAGCGAACGATCTCCTTGCCGCACGAAACAGCCGGCACGCCGTCGTGGTCGCCGGACGGGACCGAGATCGCCATCCCGCTCAACGTGCCCGACACGGGGGCGCAGATCCATATCGTACGCGTGGCCGAAGGTTCCGTCCGCCGGGCCCAGGAGCGTTCGCAAAGAGGCAGGACCGGGTCCTGGTTCTACACCGCCTGGGCGCCGGCCACCGATCTCTTCTGGACCGGCCAGCAGTTCGCCGCGGTCCAGAACGGCTCCCAGAAGTTCGGCGCGCCGCAGGTTTGGACGATGCCTCCCGGAGACAACCCCATCCGCATTCAGCTTCCGCTCACCTCCTATCGTCTTGGCGACATCGCGCAGCTTCAATCCATCGCCACTCTCGCCGGCGGAGAGGCCGTGTACTCGGCGGTGATCGTCAACGGAAAGGGCGACCGCGAACTCTACCGCGTCACGCGCGGCTCGGCGCCTTCCGCGATCACCAATTCGCCGCGCGACGAGTTCTCGCCAGCGGTTTCGCCCGATGGGAAAACGCTCGCCTTCGAATCGAACCGCCTCGGAAATCTCGACCTGTTTACCGTGCCGCTGGCCGGGGGCGAAGCCCGGCATGTGCGAATCACGGGTCTACGGTTCCGCGCGGCATACGCTCGCGTGCGGATTCGCGTCACCGACGAAACCGGTCAGCCCGCGCGGGCGCGGTTGTTCGTGAGGGCCTCTGACGATCGGGCCTATGCGCCTCCGGGTGCACCGGTGTTCTACTACAGCCTCGAGCCCGGCCGCGGCCGCGAAGGCTTTTTTCTCTCGAGCGGAGACGACGAGTTGATCCTCCCGGCCGGCCGCCTGCAGCTAACGGCGCTCAAGGGCATCGAGTATCGCATCGAGGACCGAAGCGTCGACCTCGCACCCGGCCAGACCACGGAACTTTCCATCGCCATGGCCCGCTGGACTAACTGGAACCAGAAAGGCTGGTATACCGGTGAGAACCACTTCCACGCCAACTACAACGGAAGCTACTACCAGCGGCCGCCGGACTCGCTCGACTGGCTCGAGGCCGAAGACCTGAACGCCGCCAACATGATCGTCGCCAATTCGGAAGGCGCCTTCGTCCACGACAAGGAGTTTTTCACTGGCGGCGTCAGTACCGCTTCGAAGCCGCGCTTCCAGCTCTATTGGGGTCAGGAGTACCGCAATTCGGATCCACTCGGCCACATGGCGTTCCTGAATATCAAAGCGCAGGTTCCGCCGTCGTTCACCAGTGTCGTGGGCAGCAACTCACCCTATGATTTTCCGTTGAACACGATGGCTGCGATCGAGGCCCGCAAACAGGGCGGCGTGGTGGTGTACGTTCACCCGATGTCCGGCGCGATCTTCGATCCGATGGACACCAACCTCGGGGCCAAGGAGGCTCCGCTCACGGCCGCGCTCGACGCCATGGACGCCATCGACATCATGCCCTACGGTCCGGCCGCATTCGAGATGTGGTACCGCCTGCTCAACAGCGGATTCCGCATCGCGCCCGGCGCAGGCACCGACGTCTTCACTAATTGGCGCGGCATCAACCGCATTCCTGGACTTTCCCGCCAGTACGTGGAAACCGGGACCGCGTTCAACTGGGCCCGATGGATTGAGCGCTATCGCGCTGGCCGCGTCTTTGTCACGAACGGGCCACTCCTCGAGTTCAACGTGAACGGCCAGGGCATGGGTTCGGTGATACAAGCCGCCAGTACGCCCTACCGCGCAAAACTCTCGACTTCGGTCTCTGGGCGCGATCCGGTGGAACTGGTGGAGTTGATTCGCAATGGTGAGGTGATCGAATCGTCGAAGCCCGCGGCGGGCGCGGCGACGCACCGGATCGAAAAAGAGGTGATGGTGGATCGCAGTTCGTGGTTTGCCGTCCGCGTCACCGGCCGCCCGGCGCGCGGGCTGAACGAGCCCCTTCGCGCGCATTCGGCTCCCGTATGGGTGGAAGCGGACCGTCGGCCGGTGCTCATCCGCGACGACGTAGAGTTGATGATCCGCTGGCTGGAGCGATTCTGGGCGTACCTCGAAGAGCGTGACAACTTCGGACCGGGCGACAATCGCCGCCGGGCGCGCGCGATGTGGGAGCAGGGCATCGCTCACTTCCGGGCCAAGCTGGAACAAGCGCGCTAA
- a CDS encoding alpha/beta hydrolase domain-containing protein gives MIAKRMFLALAVCGALQAAVQDVQLNERFDLAGGKAFGKTGPYETLTGKVYFAVDPKAAANAMIADIELAPRNEAGLVEFAADFYVIKPRDPASGNGTILYEVSNRGNKGLLSMFDRGASGSLDPRTAAALGDSFLLEQGYTLVWLGWQWDVPTDRAEKLRLFAPVVKGISGKVRSEILVDSRTTEHSLADRNHIAYRVTEPATAAMTVRDRCDSERRPVSKDAWKFTGDGTGVIMPAGFEPGLIYEVVYTTTDPVVMGLGPAAVRDFISYLKYGSPAAGRAALGDQRRFLKRAVGFGTSQSGRFLRTFLYYGFNADEAGKQVFDGVWAHVAGAGRGSFNHRFAQPSRDGHPHMNCLYPTDIFPFTDETETDDVTGWSGSILAKAREKNVVPKIFYTNGSYEYWGRAAALIHSSLDGRKDVSLAADTRAYFIAGTQHGAGSFPPNQRTTANPSNVNDYRWHMRALLVAMNAWVSEGKAPPASQIPLAGRDQLVTVGAINWPKIPGSHLPERPQRSWRADYGPEFMTKGIVTEDPPKLGKPFAAVVPQVDRDGNETSGIRAPMLQVPLATLTGWNLRTKEVGAENEIYSMVGSTFRFPRTKAERTRTKDPRPSIEERYKGKDDYLSKYRAAAEKLADDGYLLRSDLEDVVKVGGAYWDWATSAQ, from the coding sequence ATGATTGCGAAGAGAATGTTCCTCGCGCTCGCGGTGTGCGGCGCGCTGCAAGCCGCCGTCCAGGATGTTCAGCTCAACGAGCGCTTCGATCTGGCCGGCGGAAAGGCGTTCGGTAAGACCGGTCCATATGAGACGTTGACGGGCAAGGTGTACTTCGCCGTGGACCCGAAGGCGGCTGCCAACGCAATGATCGCGGATATCGAACTGGCGCCTCGCAACGAAGCCGGCCTGGTGGAGTTCGCCGCCGATTTCTACGTCATCAAACCGCGCGACCCGGCTAGCGGAAATGGCACGATTCTGTACGAAGTGTCCAACCGTGGGAACAAGGGCCTCCTCTCCATGTTCGATCGCGGCGCCAGTGGATCGCTCGACCCACGTACCGCGGCCGCGCTCGGCGATAGCTTCCTGCTCGAGCAGGGCTACACGCTCGTCTGGCTCGGCTGGCAATGGGACGTCCCCACAGACCGCGCTGAGAAGCTTCGCCTCTTTGCTCCCGTGGTGAAGGGCATCAGCGGCAAGGTCCGCTCTGAGATCCTCGTCGACTCGCGAACCACCGAGCATTCGCTGGCCGACCGTAATCACATCGCCTATCGCGTGACGGAGCCGGCCACCGCGGCGATGACCGTCCGCGATCGCTGCGACTCCGAGCGTCGTCCGGTTTCGAAGGACGCCTGGAAGTTCACCGGCGACGGTACGGGAGTGATCATGCCCGCCGGATTCGAGCCCGGCCTGATCTATGAGGTGGTCTATACGACGACCGATCCGGTGGTGATGGGCCTCGGCCCGGCGGCGGTTCGCGATTTCATTTCTTATCTCAAGTATGGATCGCCAGCGGCTGGAAGAGCGGCACTTGGCGACCAACGCCGCTTTCTGAAACGTGCCGTGGGCTTCGGCACATCGCAAAGCGGCCGCTTCCTGCGGACGTTTCTCTATTACGGATTCAACGCCGACGAGGCCGGCAAGCAGGTCTTCGATGGAGTGTGGGCCCACGTGGCCGGCGCCGGGCGGGGAAGCTTCAACCATCGCTTCGCGCAGCCGTCGCGCGACGGCCATCCCCACATGAACTGCCTCTACCCGACCGACATCTTTCCGTTTACCGACGAAACCGAGACGGACGACGTCACCGGCTGGTCCGGTTCGATTCTCGCAAAGGCTCGTGAAAAGAACGTGGTGCCGAAGATCTTCTATACCAACGGTTCATATGAGTATTGGGGCCGTGCGGCGGCGCTGATCCATTCCTCATTGGACGGCCGGAAGGACGTATCGCTCGCCGCCGATACGCGTGCCTACTTCATTGCCGGGACCCAACACGGCGCGGGCTCATTTCCCCCCAACCAGCGGACCACGGCAAATCCGTCCAACGTGAACGACTACCGCTGGCACATGCGGGCGCTCCTGGTGGCGATGAACGCCTGGGTGTCGGAGGGCAAGGCGCCGCCGGCGTCGCAAATCCCGTTGGCCGGTAGGGATCAGTTGGTAACCGTCGGTGCGATCAACTGGCCAAAGATCCCCGGAAGCCACCTTCCGGAGCGGCCGCAGCGATCCTGGCGCGCTGACTACGGTCCGGAATTCATGACCAAGGGCATAGTGACCGAGGATCCACCGAAGCTCGGTAAGCCGTTCGCGGCGGTGGTGCCGCAGGTCGACCGGGATGGAAACGAGACCTCCGGCATCCGTGCGCCGATGCTCCAGGTTCCGCTCGCCACGCTCACCGGGTGGAATCTCCGCACCAAAGAGGTCGGCGCGGAAAACGAAATCTACAGCATGGTCGGTTCTACGTTCCGGTTTCCAAGAACGAAGGCGGAACGGACCCGCACGAAGGACCCGCGCCCCTCGATCGAAGAACGCTACAAGGGCAAAGACGACTATCTGTCGAAATACCGCGCCGCCGCCGAGAAACTGGCGGACGACGGATACCTCCTGCGGAGCGACTTGGAGGATGTGGTGAAGGTGGGCGGCGCGTATTGGGATTGGGCGACCTCCGCCCAATAG
- the queA gene encoding tRNA preQ1(34) S-adenosylmethionine ribosyltransferase-isomerase QueA produces the protein MQSLADFDFTLPPELIAQQPLTDRAASRMLVVDRAAGTWSHQQFRDFTSHLHPGDCVVLNESRVFPARLIGRRPGFEGRVEVFLVRPVASVADGLTWLCLVHPGRKVRTGDTVEFDGGLSATVLGRDGHGERTLRFTAAGGFWETVETIGHVPLPPYIRRDDAASDRERYQTVFARERGSVAAPTAGLHFTPEILAACPSTARVTLHVGLGTFQPLRSQNLDEVALHSETYSISDESAAAMRAARRLVAVGTTVVRTLETAGTIPGSGETSLFIRPGFDFRHTGAMLTNFHLPKSSLFVLVCAFGGTELMKEAYAAAVADGYRFFSYGDCMLIV, from the coding sequence TTGCAGTCACTCGCCGATTTCGACTTCACGCTGCCTCCCGAACTCATCGCACAGCAACCGCTCACCGACCGCGCCGCGTCGCGTATGCTCGTGGTGGATCGGGCGGCGGGCACGTGGTCTCACCAACAGTTCCGCGATTTCACGAGCCATCTCCATCCTGGAGACTGCGTAGTGCTCAACGAGTCACGGGTCTTTCCTGCCCGGCTCATCGGCCGGCGGCCGGGCTTCGAGGGCCGCGTCGAGGTCTTCCTGGTACGTCCGGTGGCAAGCGTCGCCGATGGGCTCACCTGGCTTTGTCTGGTTCACCCAGGCCGCAAGGTCCGCACTGGCGACACCGTCGAGTTCGACGGCGGACTATCGGCCACGGTCCTCGGACGCGATGGACACGGCGAGCGCACGCTGCGCTTCACGGCGGCGGGCGGCTTCTGGGAGACAGTGGAAACCATCGGGCACGTCCCGCTCCCGCCCTACATCCGGCGAGACGACGCCGCGTCCGACCGTGAGCGTTACCAGACAGTGTTCGCGCGCGAACGAGGGTCCGTGGCGGCGCCCACCGCCGGCCTCCACTTCACACCGGAGATTCTCGCCGCATGCCCGAGCACGGCGCGCGTGACGCTGCATGTGGGTCTCGGCACGTTCCAACCGCTGCGGAGCCAAAACCTCGACGAGGTGGCACTGCACTCGGAGACATACTCGATTTCCGACGAATCGGCGGCGGCGATGCGCGCGGCCCGGCGGCTGGTTGCCGTGGGAACGACGGTAGTGCGCACACTCGAAACAGCGGGAACGATCCCAGGCTCGGGCGAAACATCGCTGTTCATCCGGCCCGGGTTCGACTTCCGGCACACCGGAGCCATGCTCACCAACTTCCACCTGCCGAAATCGAGCCTGTTCGTCCTCGTGTGCGCTTTCGGCGGGACTGAGCTGATGAAGGAGGCATACGCGGCGGCCGTGGCCGACGGATACCGGTTCTTCTCCTACGGCGACTGTATGTTGATCGTTTAG